The DNA window CGGCCTCATAGGAGGTGCCGTTCCCGTCACTCCGTGTGTTCCACTCTTTGAAGCGCTTGCCCGCCGGCGGCGTCAGCGCGGCCGCGGCCGGCAGCGTCACCACGGCCCCCGCAAAATACGCCTCCGTCGGCAAGCTGCCTTCGCCGCCATTCGCGTGATAGATGACCTGCCGGAGCGTCAGATCCGCGCCCCAGGTCTCAAACTTGACGATCCGCATCCGGCCCATCGTCGCGTTGTACGGCGTTGCATTCTCCATGCCCACGCGCACGCGCGTCGACGTCACCGCGTCAAATGTGACCCTCGTCTCCGCGTTCGAAGCCGCCGCGAAGCTCACCTCTTGACGCTCCGCGTCCACCCACGCGAATCCGTCCCAGTACTGCACGTTCAGCGCGCTCGGAATCTTGTTGTTCGTGTCCGCCGTGAAGTACAGACTCACCTGATCAAACGTCTGCTCCGCCGGCCAG is part of the Oscillospiraceae bacterium genome and encodes:
- a CDS encoding InlB B-repeat-containing protein; protein product: WPAEQTFDQVSLYFTADTNNKIPSALNVQYWDGFAWVDAERQEVSFAAASNAETRVTFDAVTSTRVRVGMENATPYNATMGRMRIVKFETWGADLTLRQVIYHANGGEGSLPTEAYFAGAVVTLPAAAALTPPAGKRFKEWNTRSDGNGTSYEAGATLTVAGTNIELFATWEDAVVALRAAVQGSALRVTLYNSPDEFIKGVAIVAFYGPDGKLASTATRNFSIEPNGSMVFEETIPADYAGYDYQVFAWDEAYEPLCDTAAGLLPV